A single genomic interval of Alistipes provencensis harbors:
- a CDS encoding OmpP1/FadL family transporter, translating to MQVKNTLIKLIVAAVAIVPAAVAAQTSSINAFSPYTMYGIGEQNTPGTLSMRSMGGAGVAMRMPGTLNLLNPAAYSAAPQKTFLFNFGLEGQNYYNSQKVAGESKRTAYNTFNFHDIAFQMPLAKKLGLGFSLTPYSSVGYRTKYYHEYDPNDPVYGNVGNIQYNYQGEGDVTEVKLGIGWEVFKNFSIGVAAQYYWGDIDRTFVMTPTAIVGEGTFTSTVGTDNYSISSIKGQVGVQWAAIQNRKRILTVGAAYDFGGDLNPEVTKQLYIGDLYNTIVKGDTTHLKLVLPSQLAAGLTYQTEKWVISADYVYQNWGGRNKGYEMTGVSGKGDEKTSYKVAYTNTSTFKVGVEYTPNRYDIRHFLKRWSYRAGFRYGSYNQTFNGDRLAQYAVTAGIGIPVKLWAVSGIDVGVEYGRRGYNVADRLGLVRQQYFKFAVGFTLFAGQENGEYWFMRPKYE from the coding sequence AACAGAACACCCCCGGTACGCTGTCGATGCGCTCGATGGGCGGTGCGGGTGTGGCCATGCGTATGCCGGGTACGCTCAACCTGCTCAATCCCGCGGCGTACAGCGCGGCTCCGCAGAAGACCTTCCTCTTCAACTTCGGGTTGGAGGGACAGAACTACTACAACTCGCAGAAGGTGGCCGGGGAGTCCAAGCGTACGGCGTACAATACGTTCAACTTCCACGACATCGCCTTTCAGATGCCGCTGGCCAAGAAACTGGGACTGGGATTCAGCCTGACGCCTTACAGTTCGGTGGGTTACCGGACCAAGTACTACCACGAGTACGATCCGAACGACCCGGTGTACGGCAATGTGGGTAATATACAGTATAACTATCAGGGCGAGGGCGACGTGACGGAGGTGAAGCTCGGCATCGGCTGGGAGGTATTCAAGAACTTCTCGATCGGCGTGGCCGCCCAGTACTACTGGGGCGATATCGACCGCACGTTCGTGATGACCCCGACGGCGATCGTCGGCGAAGGAACCTTTACCTCGACGGTGGGGACCGACAATTACAGCATCTCGAGCATCAAGGGGCAGGTCGGCGTGCAGTGGGCCGCGATCCAGAACCGGAAGCGTATTCTGACCGTCGGAGCCGCTTATGATTTCGGCGGGGACCTGAACCCGGAGGTGACCAAACAGCTCTACATCGGCGACCTTTACAACACCATCGTCAAGGGCGATACGACGCACCTGAAACTGGTGCTGCCGAGCCAGTTGGCTGCGGGACTTACCTATCAGACCGAGAAATGGGTCATCAGCGCGGATTACGTCTACCAGAACTGGGGCGGCCGCAACAAGGGTTACGAAATGACGGGCGTGAGCGGCAAGGGCGACGAAAAGACCTCCTACAAGGTCGCGTATACCAATACGAGCACGTTCAAGGTAGGTGTGGAATACACGCCGAACCGGTATGACATACGTCATTTCCTGAAGCGCTGGTCCTACCGGGCGGGTTTCCGCTACGGCAGCTACAACCAGACCTTCAACGGCGACCGGCTTGCGCAGTACGCCGTGACGGCGGGCATCGGGATTCCGGTGAAGCTATGGGCCGTCTCCGGAATCGACGTGGGTGTCGAGTACGGCCGCCGCGGTTACAACGTGGCCGACCGGTTGGGACTGGTCCGGCAGCAGTATTTCAAATTCGCGGTGGGCTTCACGCTCTTCGCGGGTCAGGAGAACGGCGAATACTGGTTCATGCGTCCCAAATACGAATAA
- the lptC gene encoding LPS export ABC transporter periplasmic protein LptC — protein MGKRTARYLRVALSVAGSAILLFSCGEPDAAASGSAETMMTEYSENLSVVMSQNGRRSYHFLTPLLEGYSQAREPYREFRKGVKITTYKNDSLSEVDAVLTANYAIYYTDRELWEAKGNVVVEKSDGKTLYTQQLFWNSRTKKIYSNVDSKIVQNNGRDVFIGEGFESDEEFKDWRFRRMKGRMEVEMKQAADSTATDSTAVRPVRPQPETPETAEAARTEEPSGDSLKVLPVARTKPRPEEGQGRKTLN, from the coding sequence ATGGGAAAACGCACTGCAAGATATCTCAGGGTAGCACTCTCCGTAGCGGGGAGTGCTATCTTGCTATTCTCTTGCGGGGAGCCCGACGCGGCCGCATCGGGTTCCGCAGAGACGATGATGACCGAGTACAGCGAGAACCTCTCGGTGGTGATGTCGCAGAACGGCCGCCGTTCGTACCATTTCCTGACACCGCTGCTCGAAGGTTATTCGCAGGCCCGCGAACCCTACCGCGAATTTCGCAAGGGGGTGAAGATCACTACCTATAAGAACGATTCGCTTTCGGAGGTCGACGCCGTGCTGACGGCCAACTACGCCATCTATTACACCGACCGCGAACTGTGGGAGGCCAAGGGTAATGTCGTGGTCGAGAAATCCGACGGCAAGACGCTCTATACCCAGCAGTTGTTCTGGAATTCGCGTACCAAGAAGATTTACTCGAACGTCGATTCGAAGATCGTGCAGAACAACGGCCGCGACGTCTTTATCGGCGAGGGATTCGAATCGGACGAGGAGTTCAAGGACTGGCGTTTCCGCCGGATGAAGGGCCGGATGGAGGTCGAGATGAAGCAGGCTGCCGACTCCACGGCGACGGATTCCACGGCCGTGCGGCCTGTGCGCCCGCAGCCCGAAACCCCGGAAACCGCCGAGGCCGCCCGTACGGAGGAACCGTCCGGGGATTCCCTGAAAGTTCTCCCGGTAGCCCGGACAAAACCCCGGCCGGAAGAGGGGCAGGGCCGGAAAACCCTAAACTGA
- a CDS encoding hemolysin family protein, which produces MLSTVILIVVMLLLSAFFSGMEIAFTSKNRLKLEIDRKQSRVFDRIAAVFARHPGQYITTILVGNNIALVVYSLSMSLLLRTTYGALGWDHLAQSGSVVADTAISTVIIIFCAEFLPKSVFKNNPNFYYRTLAPVIYFFYILLYPIARFTTLLSHGILRLMGRRVEEKDITPSFDREDLAALLDTNNSEAHSEPDNELKLFQNALDFADLRVRDCMVPRVDIESVDVDDTTIEQLTARFVDSKYSRIFVWRKSVDNIIGYVNSKSLFTRPAQIADVMMEVNFVPETMPLQAMLENFIKHRSNIAVVIDEFGGTAGVISLEDVLEQIFGEIEDEHDIPDLTEKQVGPDEYVLSCRLEVKYLNEKYNLGIEESKEYDTLAGLIIFNYEGIPTAGETVFIGGLQLRILRTTRSRIELARVKKL; this is translated from the coding sequence ATGTTATCCACTGTCATCCTGATCGTCGTGATGCTGTTGCTGTCGGCCTTTTTCTCGGGGATGGAGATTGCCTTTACGAGCAAGAACCGCCTCAAGCTGGAGATCGACCGCAAGCAGAGCCGCGTGTTCGACCGGATCGCCGCGGTTTTCGCCCGCCATCCGGGGCAGTATATCACCACGATCCTCGTGGGCAACAACATCGCGCTGGTCGTCTATTCGCTTTCGATGTCGCTGCTCCTGCGTACCACTTACGGCGCGCTGGGGTGGGACCATCTGGCTCAAAGCGGCTCGGTGGTGGCCGATACCGCCATCTCGACCGTCATCATCATCTTCTGCGCGGAGTTCCTGCCCAAGTCGGTTTTTAAGAACAATCCCAACTTCTATTACCGCACGCTGGCGCCGGTAATCTATTTTTTCTACATTCTCCTTTATCCGATCGCGCGTTTCACGACGCTGCTTTCGCACGGCATCCTGCGCCTGATGGGTCGCCGCGTCGAGGAGAAGGACATCACGCCGAGTTTCGACCGCGAGGACCTCGCGGCGCTGCTCGACACGAACAATTCGGAGGCGCATTCCGAACCCGACAACGAACTGAAACTTTTCCAGAACGCACTGGATTTCGCCGATCTGCGGGTCCGGGACTGCATGGTCCCGCGTGTGGACATCGAGTCGGTGGATGTCGACGACACCACGATCGAACAGCTCACGGCGCGGTTCGTCGATTCGAAATATTCGCGCATCTTCGTCTGGCGCAAGTCGGTCGACAACATCATCGGTTATGTCAATTCGAAGAGCCTTTTCACACGTCCCGCGCAGATCGCCGACGTGATGATGGAGGTCAATTTCGTGCCCGAGACGATGCCCCTGCAGGCGATGCTGGAGAATTTCATCAAACACCGGTCGAACATCGCCGTCGTGATCGACGAGTTCGGCGGCACGGCCGGCGTCATCTCGCTGGAGGATGTGCTGGAGCAGATTTTCGGCGAGATCGAGGACGAACACGACATCCCGGATCTCACGGAGAAACAGGTCGGCCCCGACGAATATGTGCTTTCGTGCCGTCTGGAGGTGAAGTATCTCAATGAAAAATACAACCTTGGCATCGAGGAGAGCAAGGAGTACGACACGCTGGCCGGACTGATCATCTTCAACTACGAGGGCATCCCCACCGCCGGTGAGACGGTTTTCATCGGCGGCCTGCAACTCCGGATTCTCCGCACGACGCGTTCGCGCATCGAACTGGCGCGGGTGAAAAAATTATAG
- a CDS encoding tetratricopeptide repeat protein produces MKNVKFLLSAVCALFAVAAMAQQDFSDPKYAAWGDTPEERQQNILNSNFLKESCDNKDYNAAAHYLKELLDKCPKASENTFVRGTTLYKNKINRAKSLDEKNMYIDSLMLIYDLRNEYFGDHPKRGTAYILDRKAREYLIYKPADRKGIREAFRAALEAGGESTDPETVVAYFSNLCDDYKNTDEVMPDEIIAEYDRLTPFFEKNPEAAEYKSQFDAAFGLSGAASCENLEKLFRSKLEANPDDEALLAQAVGLMSRAKCDGDYYFSIAEKYYQVKPSSETAMFLAQAFQNKKDFTKAKTYLNEALEVEKDPAERQKLLVRIALVGLVSNDIPGAAAAARQARDLNPEDGVPYFVLAQCYASSAAACGGFTGQATYWAAYDTMAKAVELLPSDSEYLEHAKTSMSAFRSRFPSSEECFFNELQEGARYTVNCGTAAGISTTVRTR; encoded by the coding sequence ATGAAAAACGTTAAATTCCTGCTTTCTGCCGTCTGCGCGCTCTTTGCAGTCGCGGCGATGGCGCAACAAGATTTCAGCGACCCGAAGTATGCGGCTTGGGGGGATACGCCCGAGGAGCGTCAGCAGAACATTCTGAACAGTAACTTCCTCAAGGAGTCGTGCGACAACAAGGACTACAATGCCGCCGCACACTACCTCAAGGAGCTGCTCGACAAGTGCCCGAAGGCTTCGGAGAATACTTTCGTGCGCGGCACCACACTCTATAAGAACAAGATCAACCGTGCCAAGAGCCTCGATGAGAAGAACATGTACATCGACTCGCTGATGCTGATCTACGACCTGCGCAACGAGTACTTCGGCGATCATCCGAAGCGCGGCACGGCCTACATCCTCGACCGTAAGGCCCGTGAGTACCTGATCTATAAGCCTGCCGACCGCAAGGGCATCCGTGAGGCGTTCCGTGCGGCCCTCGAGGCCGGCGGCGAGAGCACCGATCCCGAGACCGTAGTGGCTTATTTCTCGAACCTCTGCGACGACTACAAGAATACCGACGAGGTGATGCCCGACGAGATTATCGCCGAGTACGACCGCCTGACGCCGTTCTTCGAGAAGAACCCCGAGGCTGCCGAGTACAAGAGCCAGTTCGACGCCGCATTCGGACTGAGCGGCGCCGCCAGTTGCGAGAACCTCGAGAAGCTCTTCCGCAGCAAGTTGGAGGCCAATCCCGATGACGAGGCGCTGCTGGCGCAGGCCGTGGGTCTGATGTCGCGTGCCAAGTGCGACGGCGACTACTACTTCTCGATCGCCGAGAAATACTATCAGGTAAAACCGTCGTCGGAGACGGCGATGTTTCTGGCTCAGGCATTCCAGAATAAGAAGGATTTCACGAAGGCCAAGACTTACCTGAACGAGGCGCTGGAGGTGGAGAAAGATCCCGCCGAGCGTCAGAAGCTGCTCGTGCGCATCGCACTGGTGGGTCTCGTGTCCAATGACATCCCGGGTGCCGCCGCCGCTGCGCGTCAGGCCCGCGACCTGAATCCCGAGGACGGTGTTCCCTACTTCGTGCTGGCACAGTGCTACGCTTCGTCGGCTGCGGCCTGCGGCGGGTTTACCGGACAGGCGACCTATTGGGCTGCTTACGACACGATGGCCAAAGCCGTCGAGCTGCTGCCGAGCGATTCGGAATACCTCGAACACGCCAAAACCTCGATGAGTGCATTCCGCAGCCGCTTCCCCAGCTCGGAGGAGTGCTTCTTCAACGAGCTTCAGGAGGGCGCACGCTACACGGTGAACTGCGGTACCGCTGCCGGTATTTCGACCACCGTGCGCACCCGCTAA